Proteins encoded by one window of Chondromyces crocatus:
- a CDS encoding RNA polymerase sigma factor, translating to MPQREVEDVTADCLAAAWAAIQRGDFRVHAWVDPVEALRRWLYGIAWRLSAHERDRARHRREVLVDAPWDFAREEPALDAEAQLRARVILRALDALPETQRALLLATAEGATPSELSAPLRVTPRAVLHQLSRARRALLVAARVE from the coding sequence GTGCCCCAGCGGGAGGTCGAGGATGTCACCGCGGACTGCCTGGCCGCTGCCTGGGCCGCGATTCAGCGAGGAGATTTCCGGGTGCATGCCTGGGTGGACCCCGTGGAGGCGCTCCGCCGCTGGCTCTATGGCATTGCCTGGAGGCTCTCCGCGCACGAACGAGACCGAGCGCGGCATCGGCGCGAGGTGCTGGTCGATGCGCCCTGGGACTTCGCCCGTGAGGAACCAGCGCTCGACGCCGAGGCCCAGCTCCGCGCGCGGGTGATTCTGCGCGCCCTCGACGCCCTGCCAGAGACGCAGCGTGCGCTCTTGCTGGCCACCGCCGAGGGAGCGACGCCTTCCGAGCTTTCGGCTCCGCTGAGGGTCACACCGCGCGCCGTGCTGCACCAGCTGTCGCGAGCGCGGAGGGCGCTGCTCGTCGCCGCCAGGGTCGAGTGA